A DNA window from Streptomyces bacillaris contains the following coding sequences:
- a CDS encoding transposase family protein, translating to MHLRHATTHDVLACWFGVDRSTITRAIGEVRPLLAERGCTVTPDIRLRTLAEVIDHLGTSGQTGIIDGTEVRVRRPAAGRKDREKFISGKNKQNAVKSMVVTDAEGRLLFCSPAEPASCADITHARKLGLVGLLADGPAVEILADAGYQGLGAQTGGRVVTPPHRKFKKNSPDWYEEIHERKRKAHSSRRIRVEHGIGHLKNWRSLARHHGRREHMSDIIQAVAGLLSHQQAATLASGTRT from the coding sequence GTGCACCTTCGCCATGCAACGACGCACGACGTGCTGGCCTGCTGGTTCGGCGTGGACCGCTCCACCATTACACGTGCGATCGGTGAAGTGCGGCCCCTGCTCGCCGAGCGGGGCTGCACCGTCACGCCCGACATCCGCCTGCGCACACTCGCCGAGGTCATCGACCATCTCGGCACGAGCGGACAGACCGGGATCATCGACGGCACCGAGGTCCGGGTGCGTCGCCCGGCCGCCGGGCGCAAGGACCGGGAGAAGTTCATCTCCGGGAAGAACAAGCAGAACGCCGTGAAGTCCATGGTCGTCACGGACGCCGAGGGGCGGCTGCTGTTCTGCAGTCCGGCCGAGCCTGCGAGCTGCGCGGACATCACGCACGCCCGGAAGCTGGGCCTGGTCGGGCTCCTGGCCGACGGGCCCGCCGTGGAGATCCTGGCGGACGCCGGCTACCAGGGACTGGGCGCCCAGACCGGCGGGCGCGTGGTGACGCCACCGCACCGCAAGTTCAAGAAGAACTCGCCCGACTGGTACGAGGAGATACACGAGCGTAAGCGCAAGGCCCACTCCTCACGCCGCATCCGGGTCGAGCACGGCATCGGCCATCTGAAGAACTGGCGATCCCTCGCACGGCACCACGGCCGCCGGGAACACATGAGCGACATCATCCAGGCCGTCGCCGGACTGCTCTCCCACCAGCAGGCGGCCACGTTGGCCAGCGGTACGCGAACGTGA
- a CDS encoding IS256 family transposase, with amino-acid sequence MMADVRVTETEGRAEEPAAGVDDELVAQLVARAQADGLRLTGEGGLLQQLAKRVLESALEGELTGHLGHEHGEKGEGGRESYRNGRRAKTVVTEVGPVEIEVPRDRAGTFEPMLVKKRQRRLGGIDEMVLSLSAKGLTHGEISAHLAEVCGTEVSKQTISTITDSVVAGMLEWQNRPLDAVYPVVFIDCVHVKVRDGQVANRPVCMALAVTAEGTRDILGLWVGDGGEGAKYWLQVLTAIKNRGVRDVLMLVCDGLTGLPDAVNTVWPATIVQTCVVHLLRNSFKYAGRQDWGKIAKALRPVCTAPTEEAAMERFLEFSEEWGAKYPAIVRLWERAWAEFVPFLQFDVEIRKIVCTTNAIESVNARIRKAVRARGHFPTEQDALKCVYLAVMSLDPTGNGTKRWTRRWKPALQAFDIAFDGRLTATQR; translated from the coding sequence TTGATGGCCGACGTGCGTGTCACCGAGACCGAGGGCCGGGCAGAAGAGCCGGCAGCCGGTGTGGATGACGAGCTGGTCGCCCAGCTGGTGGCGCGGGCCCAGGCCGATGGGCTGCGGCTGACGGGCGAGGGAGGTCTGCTGCAGCAGCTGGCCAAGCGGGTGCTGGAGTCCGCCCTGGAGGGCGAGCTGACCGGCCACCTGGGTCACGAGCACGGCGAGAAGGGCGAAGGCGGGCGGGAGAGCTACCGCAACGGGCGCCGGGCGAAGACGGTGGTCACCGAGGTCGGCCCGGTCGAGATCGAGGTTCCCCGGGACCGGGCGGGCACGTTCGAGCCGATGCTGGTCAAGAAGCGGCAGCGGCGGCTCGGCGGGATCGACGAGATGGTCTTGTCGCTGTCCGCCAAGGGCCTCACGCATGGGGAGATCTCCGCACACCTCGCCGAGGTCTGCGGCACCGAGGTGTCGAAGCAGACCATCTCCACGATCACCGACAGCGTGGTCGCCGGCATGCTGGAATGGCAGAACCGGCCCCTGGACGCGGTGTATCCGGTGGTCTTCATCGACTGTGTGCACGTCAAGGTCCGGGACGGGCAGGTCGCGAACCGTCCTGTCTGTATGGCGCTGGCCGTGACCGCCGAGGGCACCCGCGACATTCTGGGCCTGTGGGTCGGCGATGGCGGCGAGGGCGCCAAGTACTGGCTTCAGGTACTCACCGCGATCAAGAACCGGGGGGTGCGGGACGTCCTGATGCTGGTCTGCGACGGACTGACCGGACTCCCGGACGCGGTGAACACCGTCTGGCCTGCGACGATCGTGCAGACTTGCGTCGTTCACCTGCTCCGCAACAGCTTCAAGTACGCGGGCCGCCAGGACTGGGGGAAGATCGCCAAGGCCCTCCGCCCGGTCTGCACGGCACCGACCGAGGAGGCCGCCATGGAGCGGTTCCTGGAGTTCTCCGAGGAATGGGGAGCGAAGTACCCGGCCATCGTGCGGTTGTGGGAACGCGCCTGGGCGGAGTTCGTCCCCTTCCTCCAGTTCGACGTGGAGATCCGCAAGATCGTGTGCACGACGAACGCAATCGAGAGTGTGAACGCCCGGATCCGCAAGGCCGTCCGCGCCCGCGGGCACTTCCCCACCGAGCAGGACGCCCTCAAGTGCGTCTACCTCGCGGTCATGAGCCTGGACCCGACCGGGAACGGCACGAAACGCTGGACCAGGCGATGGAAGCCGGCCCTCCAAGCCTTCGACATCGCCTTCGACGGCCGCCTCACCGCGACCCAGCGGTAA
- a CDS encoding IS3 family transposase (programmed frameshift): MAAPRKYPDELRERAIREVRTTGRPIAHVAKDLGIHKEALRGWVRQAEADRGERDDRLTTAELDELKQLRKEVAELRRANEILKAASVFFCPGDRPSPDEAEQVIDHLRGHGLGVDPVCRVLDLSPSTYFARKKRPKSARRLRDEQLMPLIEEVHADSGGTYGARRITRALGRRGVEVARCTVERLMAELGLEGVIRGRRRRTTVPEPSAPRPPDLVDRDFTASRPDQLWVADMTYVRTWSGWMYVAFVLDVYSRMIVGWQVANHMRTELPLDALEMALWRRRIKKDSGLIHHSDRGSQYVSIRYTDRLADIGASASVGSVADSYDNAMAEALNGTFKAELIEMQGPWKDVEQVERAIFQWVTWYNEERLHSALDYVPPAEHEEAFWRSQEQTPQSA; this comes from the exons ATGGCAGCACCCCGTAAATATCCGGACGAACTGCGCGAGCGCGCGATTCGCGAGGTCCGCACCACCGGCCGCCCGATCGCGCACGTCGCGAAGGACCTGGGCATCCACAAGGAGGCCTTGCGCGGCTGGGTCCGCCAGGCCGAGGCCGACCGCGGCGAGCGGGACGACCGGCTCACCACCGCAGAGCTCGACGAGCTCAAGCAACTCCGTAAAGAAGTAGCGGAGCTGCGGCGGGCGAACGAGATCCTGAAAGCCGCCTCGGTGT TTTTTTGCCCAGGAGATCGACCGTCCCCGGACGAGGCCGAGCAGGTGATCGACCACCTGCGTGGACACGGCCTCGGGGTCGATCCCGTCTGCCGGGTGCTGGACCTGTCTCCGTCGACGTACTTCGCCCGCAAGAAGCGGCCGAAGTCGGCCCGTCGGCTCCGCGACGAGCAGCTCATGCCTCTGATCGAGGAGGTCCACGCGGACTCGGGCGGCACCTATGGCGCCCGCCGGATCACGCGGGCCCTGGGCCGCCGGGGCGTCGAGGTGGCCCGCTGCACGGTCGAGCGGCTGATGGCCGAGCTGGGCCTGGAGGGCGTCATCCGTGGCCGGCGCCGCCGCACCACGGTCCCGGAGCCGTCGGCGCCGCGTCCGCCGGACCTGGTCGACCGCGACTTCACCGCCTCGCGGCCCGATCAGCTGTGGGTCGCGGACATGACCTATGTCCGCACCTGGTCGGGATGGATGTATGTGGCATTCGTCCTGGACGTGTACTCGCGGATGATCGTCGGCTGGCAGGTCGCGAACCACATGCGGACCGAACTCCCTCTGGACGCCCTGGAGATGGCGCTCTGGCGGCGTCGGATCAAGAAGGACTCCGGACTGATCCACCACAGCGATCGCGGGTCGCAATACGTGTCAATTCGGTATACCGACCGGCTCGCGGACATCGGCGCCTCCGCCTCCGTCGGGTCGGTCGCGGACTCGTATGACAACGCGATGGCCGAGGCGCTGAACGGGACCTTCAAGGCCGAGCTGATCGAGATGCAGGGTCCTTGGAAGGACGTCGAGCAGGTCGAGCGGGCGATCTTCCAGTGGGTCACCTGGTACAACGAGGAACGTCTGCACTCCGCGCTCGACTACGTGCCGCCGGCCGAGCACGAGGAAGCCTTCTGGCGCAGCCAGGAGCAAACCCCGCAGTCCGCCTGA
- a CDS encoding NucA/NucB deoxyribonuclease domain-containing protein, translated as MELWELGDPAPLEPSLRKGKESKPGEVFNVAAEDPDLRTECARHESEAKSQTGWVKSRFESCQKRHYDLVLRDKQNKEQRGRLIFDSWVLGFTLDGTRQVDFVASVEDIQVATSGGEDAKQWKIGQRFSNSIDAGSSDPDPKVNAPSETDRDELLGVWDSTPTWTLSYTSPDKGPLYSQGNAQKVMSVHDMTITVTSPTVDPYVEVGSYQSTLRFDYAGPVAGKYKGAVFTKARVELVMSRTDPEVNESALHIYDALKRPERTFPSSASKSVPGETEPLHRMVDTKNSEDQRANSIKECKKVWGDYSGTSLQCDEYPFASTYEGSLAGDGRFSVRLIEGSDNEAGGRMLNATYTLNRIIDGDAFYVKIVS; from the coding sequence ATGGAATTGTGGGAACTCGGCGACCCGGCTCCACTCGAACCGTCCCTCCGGAAGGGCAAGGAATCCAAACCCGGCGAAGTTTTCAACGTGGCAGCCGAGGACCCGGATCTGCGAACGGAGTGCGCTCGACACGAATCTGAAGCGAAGTCACAGACCGGATGGGTGAAGTCCAGATTCGAAAGCTGCCAAAAGCGCCACTATGATCTGGTGCTTCGCGACAAGCAGAACAAGGAGCAGCGCGGACGTCTGATATTCGACTCCTGGGTGCTGGGATTCACCCTCGATGGAACCCGACAGGTCGATTTCGTTGCGAGCGTGGAGGACATTCAAGTCGCAACGTCCGGCGGGGAGGACGCCAAGCAATGGAAAATAGGTCAGCGCTTCAGCAACTCCATAGACGCCGGTTCCAGCGATCCTGACCCTAAAGTGAACGCTCCTTCGGAGACCGACCGCGATGAACTGCTCGGAGTGTGGGACTCGACCCCCACCTGGACTCTGTCCTACACATCGCCTGACAAAGGCCCCTTGTACTCGCAAGGGAATGCCCAGAAGGTCATGTCGGTCCACGACATGACCATTACGGTAACCTCCCCCACAGTCGACCCCTACGTGGAAGTGGGGAGCTATCAGTCGACCCTGCGGTTCGACTATGCGGGGCCAGTGGCTGGAAAGTACAAAGGGGCTGTCTTCACAAAGGCTCGGGTAGAGCTCGTGATGAGCCGGACAGACCCTGAAGTCAACGAGAGCGCCCTTCATATCTACGATGCACTGAAGCGGCCTGAGCGTACCTTCCCGTCATCCGCAAGTAAATCTGTTCCGGGTGAAACAGAGCCGTTGCACCGAATGGTCGACACTAAGAACAGTGAAGATCAGCGAGCAAATTCCATCAAGGAGTGCAAGAAGGTATGGGGCGACTACTCCGGGACATCTCTTCAGTGTGACGAGTACCCCTTCGCAAGCACCTACGAGGGTTCACTCGCAGGAGACGGGCGATTTTCTGTTCGCCTGATAGAGGGTAGCGACAACGAGGCCGGAGGCCGTATGCTCAACGCCACGTACACACTAAATCGAATCATCGACGGAGACGCCTTCTACGTGAAGATCGTTTCCTAG
- a CDS encoding response regulator transcription factor: MRILVVEDEADLAHTLHTGLTAEGYSVDLAHDGRQGLWMTRHGEYAVVVLDLMLPGLNGYKVCAQLRREGNATPILVLTAKDGEWDQAEALDTGADDYLAKPFSYLVLVARLRALVRRSAGVAPPVLAVGDLSLDVAARVYRRAGARVDLTPREFAVLELLARRAGQAVSKTDLLYHAWPDDALDPKLVEARVSVLRKKVDAVFRRRSLQTVRGIGYRLVDDREHG, translated from the coding sequence ATGCGCATCCTGGTGGTCGAAGACGAGGCGGACCTCGCCCATACCCTGCACACCGGTCTCACCGCCGAGGGCTACAGCGTCGATCTCGCCCACGACGGCCGGCAGGGGCTGTGGATGACCAGGCACGGTGAGTACGCCGTCGTCGTCCTGGACCTGATGCTGCCCGGCCTCAACGGCTACAAGGTCTGCGCCCAGTTGCGCCGCGAGGGCAACGCGACCCCGATCCTCGTGCTCACCGCCAAGGACGGGGAGTGGGACCAGGCCGAGGCCCTGGACACGGGTGCCGACGACTACCTGGCCAAGCCCTTCTCGTACCTGGTGCTGGTCGCACGGCTGCGGGCCCTGGTCCGGCGGTCCGCCGGCGTGGCCCCGCCCGTCCTCGCGGTGGGCGACCTCTCGCTGGATGTCGCCGCCCGGGTCTACCGCCGGGCCGGGGCGCGGGTGGACCTCACCCCGCGGGAGTTCGCCGTACTGGAACTCCTGGCCCGGCGGGCGGGCCAGGCCGTCTCCAAGACGGATCTGCTGTACCACGCGTGGCCCGACGACGCCCTGGACCCGAAGCTGGTGGAGGCGCGCGTCAGCGTGCTGCGCAAGAAGGTGGACGCGGTGTTCCGCCGACGGTCCCTGCAGACCGTACGGGGCATCGGCTACCGACTGGTCGACGACCGTGAACACGGCTGA